A window from Citrus sinensis cultivar Valencia sweet orange chromosome 3, DVS_A1.0, whole genome shotgun sequence encodes these proteins:
- the LOC102610590 gene encoding 60S ribosomal protein L38 codes for MPKQIHEIKDFLLTARRKDARSVKIKRSRDVVKFKVRCSKYLYTLCVFDSEKADKLKQSLPPGLSVQDL; via the exons Atg CCTAAGCAGATACACGAGATCAAGGATTTCCTTCTCACCGCCAGAAGGAAGGATGCACGCTCTGTGAAAATCAAGAGAAGCAGAGATGTTGTCAAGTTCAAGGTTCGCTGCTCTAAGTACCTTTACACCCTTTGTGTGTTCGACTCAGAGAAGGCCGACAAGTTGAAGCAGTCTCTTCCTCCAG GTTTGAGCGTCCAAGACCTGTGA
- the LOC102618807 gene encoding TMV resistance protein N-like isoform X1 — MAASSSSSSCNYDVFLSFRGEDTRVSFTCHLYYNLNERTKIKTFIDDEEVRRGDEISPALLNAIEGSKISVVIFSKDYASSKWCLNELVKILECKHTNGQIVIPVFYSVSPSDVRHQTGSFGHGFDQLKQQFKEKPEMVQKWRGALIETSHLAGHESTKFRHDAQLVSKIVEDVLKKMEKITVSTDSSNGLVGLNSRIEQIKPFLCMDLSDTVQIVGIWGMGGIGKTTLATAIFNQFSREFEGSCFMSDVRRNIERGDGLEDLQKQILSRILREKLKVDGPNIPQFTKERVRRMKVLIVLDDVSKDGQLEGLIGGLDQYGPGSRIVITTRNKHVLETFPVEKIYRVHGLKFDEAFEHFCNFAFKEKHCPEDFKRDSRRVVKYADGNPLVLKVLGSSLKRKSHWGNVLDDLNRICESDIHNIYDILKISFNELTPNVKSVFLDIACFFEGEDKDFVTRILDDSGSHRLDVLVDKSLITVSYNGLQMHDLLQEMGRQIVRQESEKEPGKRSRLWDPKEIRRVLKHNKGTNAIEGIFLNLSKIKGINLDPGAFTNMSSMRLLKFYVPKFYEIEELLSMSIEEQLSYSKVQLPKGLDCLPKKLRYLHWDTYPLRTLPSNFKPKNLVELNLRFSKVEQLWEGEKACVPSSIQNFKYLSRLDFMGCKSLRSFPSNLHFVCPVTINFSYCVSLVEFPQISGKITRLYLDQSAIEEVPSSIECLTDLEVLYLRNCKRLKRISTRFCKLRSLVDLFLNGCLNLECFPEILEKMEHLKRIYLGRTAITELPSSFENLPGLEVLFVEDCSKLDKLPDNIGNLKSLGHISAAGSAISQLPSSVADSNVLGILDFSSCKGLVSLPRSLLLGLSSLGLLRISYSAVMEIPQEIACLSSLTGLHLSGNNFESLPASIKQLSRLRSLHLEDCKMLQSLPELPLCLKSLELRDCKMLQSLPALPLCLESLNLTGCNMLRSLPALPLCLESLNLTGCNMLRSLPELPLCLKYLYLGDCNMLRSLPELSLCLQSLNAWNCNRLQSLPEIPSCLQELDASVLETLSKPSPDLLQWAPGSLESQPIYFGFTNCLKLNGKANNKILADSLLRIRHMAIASLRLGYEKAINQKISELRGSLIVLPGSEIPDWFSNQSSGSSICIQLPPHSFCRNLIGFAFCAVPDLKQVCSDCFRYFYVKCQLDLEIKTLSETKHVDLGYNSRFIEDHIDSDHVILGFKPCLNVGFPDGYHHTTATFKFFAERNLKGIKRCGVCPVYANPSETKDNTFTINFATEVWKLDDLSSASGTSDVEELEPSPKRICRANQINTP, encoded by the exons ATggctgcttcttcttcttcttcttcttgcaaTTATGATGTATTCCTCAGTTTCAGAGGAGAGGACACTCGCGTGAGCTTTACATGCCATCtctattataatttgaatgaAAGAACGAAAATCAAAACGTTTATTGATGATGAGGAGGTTAGGCGAGGCGATGAGATTTCACCTGCTCTTTTGAACGCAATCGAAGGTTCAAAAATTTCGGTGGTCATTTTCTCAAAGGACTACGCTTCTTCAAAATGGTGCCTGAATGAACTTGTCAAGATTCTTGAATGCAAGCACACAAACGGCCAAATCGTTATTCCAGTTTTCTATAGCGTAAGTCCGTCCGATGTGCGGCATCAAACTGGAAGTTTTGGGCACGGTTTTGATCAGCTGAAACAACAGTTCAAAGAGAAGCCAGAAATGGTTCAGAAGTGGAGGGGTGCACTGATAGAAACATCCCATCTAGCTGGCCACGAATCCACGAAATTCAG GCATGATGCCCAACTTGTAAGCAAAATTGTCGAAGATGTTTTGAAGAAGATGGAAAAAATAACAGTGTCAACGGACTCATCCAATGGCCTAGTTGGATTAAATTCACGAATTGAGCAGATTAAACCATTTCTGTGCATGGATTTGTCGGATACTGTCCAAATTGTTGGAATTTGGGGCATGGGTGGTATAGGCAAAACCACCCTTGCCACAGctattttcaatcaattctCCAGAGAGTTTGAAGGTAGCTGCTTTATGTCAGATGTTAGGAGAAATATAGAACGAGGGGATGGATTAGAAGATCTACAAAAGCAAATTCTTTCAAGGATATTAAGAGAAAAACTTAAAGTAGATGGTCCCAATATTCCACAATTTACTAAAGAGAGGGTCCGACGCATGAAGGTGTTGATTGTGCTTGATGATGTGAGTAAAGATGGACAATTAGAGGGTTTGATTGGAGGGCTTGATCAGTATGGTCCAGGAAGTAGAATTGTCATCACCACTAGGAATAAACATGTCCTCGAGACGTTTCCAGTGGAGAAAATATATAGGGTTCATGGATTGAAATTTGATGAGGCTTTCGAGCATTTCTGTAACTTCGCTTTTAAAGAAAAGCATTGTCCTGAAGATTTCAAACGTGACTCACGGAGAGTTGTAAAGTATGCTGATGGCAATCCATTAGTTCTTAAAGTGTTGGGTTCCTCCCTCAAGAGGAAAAGCCATTGGGGAAACGTATTGGACGACTTAAATCGGATTTGTGAATCTGATattcataatatttatgatatattaaaGATTAGTTTTAATGAATTAACGCCCAATGTCAAGAGTGTATTTCTAGATATTGCTTGTTTCTTTGAGGGAGAGGATAAAGATTTTGTGACAAGGATACTTGATGATTCTGGGTCTCACAGACTGGATGTCCTCGTGGACAAGTCACTCATAACAGTGTCATATAATGGCTtgcaaatgcatgatttattGCAAGAAATGGGGCGACAGATTGTTCGCCAAGAATCTGAGAAAGAGCCAGGCAAACGCAGCAGGTTGTGGGATCCTAAGGAAATCCGCCGCGTACTAAAGCATAATAAG gggACCAATGCAATTGAAGGCATATTTCTGAATTTGTCCAAAATAAAAGGCATCAATTTAGACCCCGGAGCCTTCACAAATATGTCTAGTATGAGATTGCTCAAATTTTATGTACCTAAGTTTTATGAGATTGAAGAGCTTCTAAGTATGAGCATTGAAGAGCAACTTTCATACTCTAAAGTGCAGCTTCCAAAAGGCCTAGATTGTCTTCCTAAAAAATTGAGATATCTTCATTGGGACACATATCCATTAAGGACACTGCCATCAAATTTCAAGCCAAAGAACCTTGTTGAACTGAATTTGCGTTTCAGTAAAGTTGAGCAACTTTGGGAAGGAGAAAAGGCTTGTGTTCCCTCATCTATCCAGAATTTCAAGTATCTCAGTAGGTTGGATTTTATGGGCTGCAAAAGTCTTAGGTCTTTTCCAAGCAATCTTCATTTTGTTTGTCCAGTAACTATTAATTTCTCCTATTGTGTTAGTCTCGTAGAGTTTCCACAGATTTCTGGGAAAATTACACGGCTATACTTAGACCAGTCTGCAATAGAAGAAGTTCCATCATCAATAGAGTGCCTAACTGATCTTGAAGTGTTGTATTTGAGGAATTGCAAACGGCTGAAGAGGATTTCAACTAGGTTTTGTAAATTGAGATCTTTGGTTGATCTTTTCCTTAATGGCTGCTTGAACCTGGAGTGTTTCCCAGAAATCTTGGAGAAAATGGAACATTTAAAACGCATCTATTTAGGCCGGACGGCAATTACAGAGCTGCCATCGTCATTTGAAAATCTACCGGGGCTTGAAGTATTGTTCGTAGAAGATTGCTCTAAACTTGATAAGTTGCCGGATAACATTGgcaatttaaaatctttgggTCACATCTCAGCAGCTGGATCAGCTATTAGTCAACTACCATCCTCTGTTGCAGATTCAAACGTACTTGGAATTCTTGATTTCTCTAGCTGCAAAGGTTTGGTATCATTGCCTCGATCATTATTATTAGGTTTATCTTCTTTGGGACTTCTACGTATAAGTTACTCTGCTGTAATGGAAATTCCACAAGAGATTGCCTGTCTATCCTCACTGACAGGCTTGCATCTAAGTGGAAATAACTTTGAGAGTTTACCTGCAAGTATCAAGCAACTGTCGCGGCTGAGGTCTCTTCACTTGGAGGATTGTAAGATGCTTCAGTCATTACCAGAACTTCCATTGTGCCTAAAATCTCTTGAATTGAGGGATTGTAAGATGCTTCAGTCATTACCAGCACTTCCATTGTGTCTAGAATCTCTTAACTTGACGGGTTGTAACATGCTTCGGTCATTACCAGCACTTCCATTGTGTCTAGAATCTCTTAACTTGACGGGTTGTAACATGCTTCGGTCATTACCAGAACTTCCATTGTGCCTAAAATATCTTTACTTGGGGGATTGTAACATGCTTCGGTCATTACCAGAACTTTCATTGTGTCTACAATCACTAAACGCATGGAACTGCAACCGGCTTCAATCTTTGCCAGAGATTCCGTCATGTCTGCAAGAACTAGATGCATCCGTACTCGAAACGCTATCCAAACCCTCTCCGGACCTTCTTCAATGGGCACCCGGAAGTCTGGAGTCACAACCAATTTATTTTGGGTTCACTAACTGCTTGAAACTGAATGGAAAAGCAAACAACAAGATTTTGGCAGATTCACTACTAAGAATTCGGCATATGGCAATTGCATCACTGAGATTGGGCTATGAAAAGGCAATCAACCAG AAAATTTCTGAACTCAGAGGATCCCTAATTGTTTTACCTGGGAGCGAAATTCCTGACTGGTTCAGCAATCAAAGTTCAGGATCTTCGATATGTATTCAACTGCCACCGCACTCTTTTTGCAGAAACTTAATCGGGTTTGCTTTTTGTGCTGTTCCTGATTTAAAGCAAGTTTGTTCTGATTGTTTTCGTTATTTTTACGTCAAGTGTCAATTGGACTTAGAAATAAAGACTCTCTCTGAAACCAAACATGTTGATCTGGGTTACAATTCGCGCTTTATTGAAGACCACATTGATTCAGATCATGTCATACTTGGTTTTAAACCTTGCTTGAATGTTGGGTTTCCTGATGGTTACCATCATACAACTGCCACATTTAAGTTCTTCGCTGAGCGTAACCTAAAGGGTATAAAACGTTGCGGAGTATGTCCAGTATATGCAAATCCCAGCGAGACCAAAGACAACACTTTTACTATCAATTTCGCTACCGAAGTTTGGAAATTGGATGATTTGTCAAGCGCGAGTGGAACTTCGGATGTAGAGGAATTGGAACCGAGCCCCAAGAGAATTTGCAGAGCCAATCAAATCAACACTCCTTAG
- the LOC102618807 gene encoding TMV resistance protein N-like isoform X2 → MAASSSSSSCNYDVFLSFRGEDTRVSFTCHLYYNLNERTKIKTFIDDEEVRRGDEISPALLNAIEGSKISVVIFSKDYASSKWCLNELVKILECKHTNGQIVIPVFYSVSPSDVRHQTGSFGHGFDQLKQQFKEKPEMVQKWRGALIETSHLAGHESTKFRHDAQLVSKIVEDVLKKMEKITVSTDSSNGLVGLNSRIEQIKPFLCMDLSDTVQIVGIWGMGGIGKTTLATAIFNQFSREFEGSCFMSDVRRNIERGDGLEDLQKQILSRILREKLKVDGPNIPQFTKERVRRMKVLIVLDDVSKDGQLEGLIGGLDQYGPGSRIVITTRNKHVLETFPVEKIYRVHGLKFDEAFEHFCNFAFKEKHCPEDFKRDSRRVVKYADGNPLVLKVLGSSLKRKSHWGNVLDDLNRICESDIHNIYDILKISFNELTPNVKSVFLDIACFFEGEDKDFVTRILDDSGSHRLDVLVDKSLITVSYNGLQMHDLLQEMGRQIVRQESEKEPGKRSRLWDPKEIRRVLKHNKISGKITRLYLDQSAIEEVPSSIECLTDLEVLYLRNCKRLKRISTRFCKLRSLVDLFLNGCLNLECFPEILEKMEHLKRIYLGRTAITELPSSFENLPGLEVLFVEDCSKLDKLPDNIGNLKSLGHISAAGSAISQLPSSVADSNVLGILDFSSCKGLVSLPRSLLLGLSSLGLLRISYSAVMEIPQEIACLSSLTGLHLSGNNFESLPASIKQLSRLRSLHLEDCKMLQSLPELPLCLKSLELRDCKMLQSLPALPLCLESLNLTGCNMLRSLPALPLCLESLNLTGCNMLRSLPELPLCLKYLYLGDCNMLRSLPELSLCLQSLNAWNCNRLQSLPEIPSCLQELDASVLETLSKPSPDLLQWAPGSLESQPIYFGFTNCLKLNGKANNKILADSLLRIRHMAIASLRLGYEKAINQKISELRGSLIVLPGSEIPDWFSNQSSGSSICIQLPPHSFCRNLIGFAFCAVPDLKQVCSDCFRYFYVKCQLDLEIKTLSETKHVDLGYNSRFIEDHIDSDHVILGFKPCLNVGFPDGYHHTTATFKFFAERNLKGIKRCGVCPVYANPSETKDNTFTINFATEVWKLDDLSSASGTSDVEELEPSPKRICRANQINTP, encoded by the exons ATggctgcttcttcttcttcttcttcttgcaaTTATGATGTATTCCTCAGTTTCAGAGGAGAGGACACTCGCGTGAGCTTTACATGCCATCtctattataatttgaatgaAAGAACGAAAATCAAAACGTTTATTGATGATGAGGAGGTTAGGCGAGGCGATGAGATTTCACCTGCTCTTTTGAACGCAATCGAAGGTTCAAAAATTTCGGTGGTCATTTTCTCAAAGGACTACGCTTCTTCAAAATGGTGCCTGAATGAACTTGTCAAGATTCTTGAATGCAAGCACACAAACGGCCAAATCGTTATTCCAGTTTTCTATAGCGTAAGTCCGTCCGATGTGCGGCATCAAACTGGAAGTTTTGGGCACGGTTTTGATCAGCTGAAACAACAGTTCAAAGAGAAGCCAGAAATGGTTCAGAAGTGGAGGGGTGCACTGATAGAAACATCCCATCTAGCTGGCCACGAATCCACGAAATTCAG GCATGATGCCCAACTTGTAAGCAAAATTGTCGAAGATGTTTTGAAGAAGATGGAAAAAATAACAGTGTCAACGGACTCATCCAATGGCCTAGTTGGATTAAATTCACGAATTGAGCAGATTAAACCATTTCTGTGCATGGATTTGTCGGATACTGTCCAAATTGTTGGAATTTGGGGCATGGGTGGTATAGGCAAAACCACCCTTGCCACAGctattttcaatcaattctCCAGAGAGTTTGAAGGTAGCTGCTTTATGTCAGATGTTAGGAGAAATATAGAACGAGGGGATGGATTAGAAGATCTACAAAAGCAAATTCTTTCAAGGATATTAAGAGAAAAACTTAAAGTAGATGGTCCCAATATTCCACAATTTACTAAAGAGAGGGTCCGACGCATGAAGGTGTTGATTGTGCTTGATGATGTGAGTAAAGATGGACAATTAGAGGGTTTGATTGGAGGGCTTGATCAGTATGGTCCAGGAAGTAGAATTGTCATCACCACTAGGAATAAACATGTCCTCGAGACGTTTCCAGTGGAGAAAATATATAGGGTTCATGGATTGAAATTTGATGAGGCTTTCGAGCATTTCTGTAACTTCGCTTTTAAAGAAAAGCATTGTCCTGAAGATTTCAAACGTGACTCACGGAGAGTTGTAAAGTATGCTGATGGCAATCCATTAGTTCTTAAAGTGTTGGGTTCCTCCCTCAAGAGGAAAAGCCATTGGGGAAACGTATTGGACGACTTAAATCGGATTTGTGAATCTGATattcataatatttatgatatattaaaGATTAGTTTTAATGAATTAACGCCCAATGTCAAGAGTGTATTTCTAGATATTGCTTGTTTCTTTGAGGGAGAGGATAAAGATTTTGTGACAAGGATACTTGATGATTCTGGGTCTCACAGACTGGATGTCCTCGTGGACAAGTCACTCATAACAGTGTCATATAATGGCTtgcaaatgcatgatttattGCAAGAAATGGGGCGACAGATTGTTCGCCAAGAATCTGAGAAAGAGCCAGGCAAACGCAGCAGGTTGTGGGATCCTAAGGAAATCCGCCGCGTACTAAAGCATAATAAG ATTTCTGGGAAAATTACACGGCTATACTTAGACCAGTCTGCAATAGAAGAAGTTCCATCATCAATAGAGTGCCTAACTGATCTTGAAGTGTTGTATTTGAGGAATTGCAAACGGCTGAAGAGGATTTCAACTAGGTTTTGTAAATTGAGATCTTTGGTTGATCTTTTCCTTAATGGCTGCTTGAACCTGGAGTGTTTCCCAGAAATCTTGGAGAAAATGGAACATTTAAAACGCATCTATTTAGGCCGGACGGCAATTACAGAGCTGCCATCGTCATTTGAAAATCTACCGGGGCTTGAAGTATTGTTCGTAGAAGATTGCTCTAAACTTGATAAGTTGCCGGATAACATTGgcaatttaaaatctttgggTCACATCTCAGCAGCTGGATCAGCTATTAGTCAACTACCATCCTCTGTTGCAGATTCAAACGTACTTGGAATTCTTGATTTCTCTAGCTGCAAAGGTTTGGTATCATTGCCTCGATCATTATTATTAGGTTTATCTTCTTTGGGACTTCTACGTATAAGTTACTCTGCTGTAATGGAAATTCCACAAGAGATTGCCTGTCTATCCTCACTGACAGGCTTGCATCTAAGTGGAAATAACTTTGAGAGTTTACCTGCAAGTATCAAGCAACTGTCGCGGCTGAGGTCTCTTCACTTGGAGGATTGTAAGATGCTTCAGTCATTACCAGAACTTCCATTGTGCCTAAAATCTCTTGAATTGAGGGATTGTAAGATGCTTCAGTCATTACCAGCACTTCCATTGTGTCTAGAATCTCTTAACTTGACGGGTTGTAACATGCTTCGGTCATTACCAGCACTTCCATTGTGTCTAGAATCTCTTAACTTGACGGGTTGTAACATGCTTCGGTCATTACCAGAACTTCCATTGTGCCTAAAATATCTTTACTTGGGGGATTGTAACATGCTTCGGTCATTACCAGAACTTTCATTGTGTCTACAATCACTAAACGCATGGAACTGCAACCGGCTTCAATCTTTGCCAGAGATTCCGTCATGTCTGCAAGAACTAGATGCATCCGTACTCGAAACGCTATCCAAACCCTCTCCGGACCTTCTTCAATGGGCACCCGGAAGTCTGGAGTCACAACCAATTTATTTTGGGTTCACTAACTGCTTGAAACTGAATGGAAAAGCAAACAACAAGATTTTGGCAGATTCACTACTAAGAATTCGGCATATGGCAATTGCATCACTGAGATTGGGCTATGAAAAGGCAATCAACCAG AAAATTTCTGAACTCAGAGGATCCCTAATTGTTTTACCTGGGAGCGAAATTCCTGACTGGTTCAGCAATCAAAGTTCAGGATCTTCGATATGTATTCAACTGCCACCGCACTCTTTTTGCAGAAACTTAATCGGGTTTGCTTTTTGTGCTGTTCCTGATTTAAAGCAAGTTTGTTCTGATTGTTTTCGTTATTTTTACGTCAAGTGTCAATTGGACTTAGAAATAAAGACTCTCTCTGAAACCAAACATGTTGATCTGGGTTACAATTCGCGCTTTATTGAAGACCACATTGATTCAGATCATGTCATACTTGGTTTTAAACCTTGCTTGAATGTTGGGTTTCCTGATGGTTACCATCATACAACTGCCACATTTAAGTTCTTCGCTGAGCGTAACCTAAAGGGTATAAAACGTTGCGGAGTATGTCCAGTATATGCAAATCCCAGCGAGACCAAAGACAACACTTTTACTATCAATTTCGCTACCGAAGTTTGGAAATTGGATGATTTGTCAAGCGCGAGTGGAACTTCGGATGTAGAGGAATTGGAACCGAGCCCCAAGAGAATTTGCAGAGCCAATCAAATCAACACTCCTTAG